One window from the genome of Entelurus aequoreus isolate RoL-2023_Sb linkage group LG04, RoL_Eaeq_v1.1, whole genome shotgun sequence encodes:
- the gja1b gene encoding gap junction alpha-1 protein isoform X1 produces the protein MGDWSALGRLLDKVQAYSTAGGKVWLSVLFIFRILVLGTAVESAWGDEQSAFKCNTQQPGCENVCYDKSFPISHVRFWVLQIIFVSTPTLLYLAHVFYLNRKEQKLNRKEEVLKVVQNDGGDVDLPLKKIEMKKVKYGIDEHGKVKMKGALLRTYIVSIFFKSMFEVGFLVIQWYIYGFSLSAVYTCERAPCPHRVDCFLSRPTEKTVFIIFMLVVSLVSLLLNVIELFYVFFKRIKDRVKGQQPPTLYPSAGTLSPTPKDHPTAKYAYYNGCSSPTAPLSPMSPPGYKLVTGERGTGSCRNFNKQAHEQNWANYSTEQNRLGQNGGGSTISNSHAQAFDFPDDTHEHKKLSSTAGHELQPLALMDARPCSRASSRMSSRARPDDLDV, from the coding sequence ATGGGTGATTGGAGTGCTCTTGGTCGTTTGCTGGACAAGGTCCAGGCCTACTCTACAGCCGGAGGGAAGGTCTGGCTGTCGGTCCTCTTCATCTTCAGGATCCTGGTCCTGGGCACGGCGGTAGAATCCGCCTGGGGAGATGAGCAGTCCGCCTTCAAATGTAACACTCAACAACCTGGTTGTGAGAACGTCTGCTACGACAAATCCTTTCCCATCTCCCATGTTCGATTCTGGGTCCTCCAGATTATCTTTGTGTCGACCCCCACGTTGCTTTATCTGGCTCATGTCTTCTACCTGAACAGGAAGGAACAGAAACTAAACAGGAAggaggaagtgcttaaagttgtaCAAAATGACGGAGGAGATGTCGACCTCCCACTGAAGAAAATAGAAATGAAAAAGGTGAAATATGGCATTGATGAGCACGGCAAAGTCAAAATGAAGGGGGCCCTGCTCAGAACTTACATCGTTAGCATTTTCTTCAAGTCGATGTTTGAAGTGGGCTTTCTTGTCATCCAGTGGTACATATATGGATTCAGCTTGTCTGCGGTCTACACCTGCGAGAGGGCCCCATGCCCGCATAGAGTGGACTGTTTCTTGTCACGTCCCACAGAAAAGACCGTCTTCATCATCTTCATGCTGGTGGTCTCGCTGGTTTCTCTGCTCCTCAATGTCATAGAGCTCTTCTATGTGTTCTTCAAAAGGATCAAGGATCGCGTGAAGGGCCAACAGCCGCCCACGCTCTACCCAAGTGCGGGCACTTTGAGTCCAACCCCCAAAGATCACCCCACCGCCAAGTACGCCTACTATAACGGTTGTTCTTCCCCGACTGCCCCTCTCTCACCCATGTCTCCCCCAGGTTACAAGCTGGTCACAGGAGAGCGGGGGACCGGCTCATGTCGAAATTTTAACAAACAGGCCCACGAGCAGAATTGGGCCAACTATTCCACAGAGCAGAACCGGCTTGGTCAGAATGGCGGAGGGAGCACTATTTCGAACTCCCACGCACAAGCCTTTGACTTCCCAGACGACACGCACGAGCATAAGAAACTGTCCTCAACGGCGGGACACGAGCTGCAACCGCTAGCACTGATGGACGCCAGGCCCTGCAGCCGGGCCAGTAGCCGGATGAGCAGTCGGGCCAGGCCAGATGACCTGGACGTGTAA
- the gja1b gene encoding gap junction alpha-1 protein isoform X2, translated as MGDWSALGRLLDKVQAYSTAGGKVWLSVLFIFRILVLGTAVESAWGDEQSAFKCNTQQPGCENVCYDKSFPISHVRFWVLQIIFVSTPTLLYLAHVFYLNRKEQKLNRKEEVLKVVQNDGGDVDLPLKKIEMKKWYIYGFSLSAVYTCERAPCPHRVDCFLSRPTEKTVFIIFMLVVSLVSLLLNVIELFYVFFKRIKDRVKGQQPPTLYPSAGTLSPTPKDHPTAKYAYYNGCSSPTAPLSPMSPPGYKLVTGERGTGSCRNFNKQAHEQNWANYSTEQNRLGQNGGGSTISNSHAQAFDFPDDTHEHKKLSSTAGHELQPLALMDARPCSRASSRMSSRARPDDLDV; from the exons ATGGGTGATTGGAGTGCTCTTGGTCGTTTGCTGGACAAGGTCCAGGCCTACTCTACAGCCGGAGGGAAGGTCTGGCTGTCGGTCCTCTTCATCTTCAGGATCCTGGTCCTGGGCACGGCGGTAGAATCCGCCTGGGGAGATGAGCAGTCCGCCTTCAAATGTAACACTCAACAACCTGGTTGTGAGAACGTCTGCTACGACAAATCCTTTCCCATCTCCCATGTTCGATTCTGGGTCCTCCAGATTATCTTTGTGTCGACCCCCACGTTGCTTTATCTGGCTCATGTCTTCTACCTGAACAGGAAGGAACAGAAACTAAACAGGAAggaggaagtgcttaaagttgtaCAAAATGACGGAGGAGATGTCGACCTCCCACTGAAGAAAATAGAAATGAAAAAG TGGTACATATATGGATTCAGCTTGTCTGCGGTCTACACCTGCGAGAGGGCCCCATGCCCGCATAGAGTGGACTGTTTCTTGTCACGTCCCACAGAAAAGACCGTCTTCATCATCTTCATGCTGGTGGTCTCGCTGGTTTCTCTGCTCCTCAATGTCATAGAGCTCTTCTATGTGTTCTTCAAAAGGATCAAGGATCGCGTGAAGGGCCAACAGCCGCCCACGCTCTACCCAAGTGCGGGCACTTTGAGTCCAACCCCCAAAGATCACCCCACCGCCAAGTACGCCTACTATAACGGTTGTTCTTCCCCGACTGCCCCTCTCTCACCCATGTCTCCCCCAGGTTACAAGCTGGTCACAGGAGAGCGGGGGACCGGCTCATGTCGAAATTTTAACAAACAGGCCCACGAGCAGAATTGGGCCAACTATTCCACAGAGCAGAACCGGCTTGGTCAGAATGGCGGAGGGAGCACTATTTCGAACTCCCACGCACAAGCCTTTGACTTCCCAGACGACACGCACGAGCATAAGAAACTGTCCTCAACGGCGGGACACGAGCTGCAACCGCTAGCACTGATGGACGCCAGGCCCTGCAGCCGGGCCAGTAGCCGGATGAGCAGTCGGGCCAGGCCAGATGACCTGGACGTGTAA
- the gja1b gene encoding gap junction alpha-1 protein isoform X3, translating to MGDWSALGRLLDKVQAYSTAGGKVWLSVLFIFRILVLGTAVESAWGDEQSAFKCNTQQPGCENVCYDKSFPISHVRFWVLQIIFVSTPTLLYLAHVFYLNRKEQKLNRKEEVLKVVQNDGGDVDLPLKKIEMKKVKYGIDEHGKVKMKGALLRTYIVSIFFKSMFEVGFLVIQWYIYGFSLSAVYTCERAPCPHRVDCFLSRPTEKTVFIIFMLVVSLVSLLLNVIELFYVFFKRIKDRVKGQQPPTLYPSAGTLSPTPKDHPTAKLQAGHRRAGDRLMSKF from the exons ATGGGTGATTGGAGTGCTCTTGGTCGTTTGCTGGACAAGGTCCAGGCCTACTCTACAGCCGGAGGGAAGGTCTGGCTGTCGGTCCTCTTCATCTTCAGGATCCTGGTCCTGGGCACGGCGGTAGAATCCGCCTGGGGAGATGAGCAGTCCGCCTTCAAATGTAACACTCAACAACCTGGTTGTGAGAACGTCTGCTACGACAAATCCTTTCCCATCTCCCATGTTCGATTCTGGGTCCTCCAGATTATCTTTGTGTCGACCCCCACGTTGCTTTATCTGGCTCATGTCTTCTACCTGAACAGGAAGGAACAGAAACTAAACAGGAAggaggaagtgcttaaagttgtaCAAAATGACGGAGGAGATGTCGACCTCCCACTGAAGAAAATAGAAATGAAAAAGGTGAAATATGGCATTGATGAGCACGGCAAAGTCAAAATGAAGGGGGCCCTGCTCAGAACTTACATCGTTAGCATTTTCTTCAAGTCGATGTTTGAAGTGGGCTTTCTTGTCATCCAGTGGTACATATATGGATTCAGCTTGTCTGCGGTCTACACCTGCGAGAGGGCCCCATGCCCGCATAGAGTGGACTGTTTCTTGTCACGTCCCACAGAAAAGACCGTCTTCATCATCTTCATGCTGGTGGTCTCGCTGGTTTCTCTGCTCCTCAATGTCATAGAGCTCTTCTATGTGTTCTTCAAAAGGATCAAGGATCGCGTGAAGGGCCAACAGCCGCCCACGCTCTACCCAAGTGCGGGCACTTTGAGTCCAACCCCCAAAGATCACCCCACCGCCAA GTTACAAGCTGGTCACAGGAGAGCGGGGGACCGGCTCATGTCGAAATTTTAA